Within the Novosphingobium pentaromativorans US6-1 genome, the region CTCGTCGCCAAGGACGGCTGGGATCCGGAAGCCAAACTGCGCCGCCACCTGTGGAAGGTCGTCGATACCTTCTACACGGTGCCCTATCTCAACCGCCTGACGATGCGCGTGATCCGCGAGAGCGACGATGGCGAGGCACGAAGGATTGCCGACAGCTACCTCTCGCCCATGTACCGCGCCTACGAGCAGCTCATCGGCGACGGGGTGAAGGCAGGTGCGTTTCGTGAAATCGATCCGCAATTATTCTACTTTACCGTGACCGGCGCGGTGGACCGGTTCTTCTCGGCGCGTCTCGTGCTCAAGCATTGCTTCGACCAGGACACGTTGACCGAGGAACTGCGCGACCGCTACCGCGAACACACCATCGACATTATCATGGCAGGCATCCTTGCGCGCTGAAAAAAGCCCCTTCTGGCATATCGGAGTGATCGGCGGATCGGGACTGGCCGCCGGTATCGACCTTGACGAGGCGCAGGAGATTCCGGTTTCCAGCCCCTTCGGCGAGCCTTCCGGGCCGGTGACGACCGGCCGCCTGAACGGCGTGCGTTTCACCTTCATCGCGCGCCATGGGTCCGGGCACGTGCTGCCGCCCTCGCAAGTGAACTACCGCGCCAACATCGACGTGCTCAAGCGTTGCGGTGTTACGGATGTGCTCGCGCTGTCGGCAATCGGTTCTCTGCGCGAGGCGATGGCACCGGGAGATTTCGTGGCGGTCGACCAGTTCATCGACCGCACGATTGGCCGCGATAACAGCTTCTTCGGCCCTGGTATGGTCGCCCATGTCAGTCTTGCCGATCCGGTCTGTCGCCGCCTTGCCGGCATGGCGACCTCGGCGGCCCGGCTGGCCGGTGCCAGCGTTCACGAAGCCGGTTGCTATATCGCCATCGACGGGCCGCAGTTCTCGACCCGGGCGGAAAGCCTGATGTATCGCGAATGGGGCGCAGACGTCATCGGCATGACCGCCATGCCCGAGGCGCGCCTCGCACGTGAGGCGGAACTGCCTTACGCCTTGCTGGGCATGGTCACCGACTACGACTGCTGGCGCGGCGTGGACGCGACGGTAGAGGTTTCCGAAGTGCTGGAAGTGATGAAGGCCAATGCCGAACTGGCGCGGCAGGCTGTGCGCGCACTGGCCGCCAACCTGCCGCCCCGCCGTGAGCCCAGCCCCTTCGATTTCGCGCTGGAGCATGCCCTGGTCACTGCCCCCGGCGCGCGCGATCCTGAACTCGTGGCCCGGCTCGATGCCGTGGCCTGTCGCATCTTCGGCGAAACCGGCTGATACCTCGCAGCTGATTTTGCGATCTTGCCGCCGGGCGCAATTTGCGCACGGGACGCCGCCCCGTTGCCCCTGCATGCAAATAGCCCCTCCACGGACCTTCCGGGAGGGGCTTTTCTGTTTGCCGGGATCGGATTGTCAGTTGCTGCCGGGGCCGCCGCCCGAGAAGGCATCGGCGATCGAGCAGGCCGCCGGGCCGAGAATGACGACGAACAGGGTCGGCAGAATGAACAGGATGAGCGGCACGGTCATGATCGCGGGCAGGCGCGCGGCCTTTTCCTCTGCGCGCATCATGCGCTCGTTGCGGAATTCGGCCGAGAGCACGCGCAGGGCCGAGGCCAGCGGCGTACCGTAGCGCTCGGTCTGGATCATCGTCGTGACGACGCCTCTGACGGCATCGAGGTTGACACGCCAGGCGAGGTTCTCGAAAGCCTGTCGGCGTTCGGTGAGGAACGACAGCTCGATCGAGGTGAGCGAGAATTCGTCGCCCAACTCCGGATAGGCGCGGCCCAGTTCGCGGGCAACGCGTTCGAACGAGGCGTCGACGGTCAGGCCGGCTTCGGCGCAGATGACCAGCAGGTCGAGCGCGTCCGGGAGACCCTTGCGGATCGCGTCGGTGCGCTTGGTGATCATGTTCTGGATGAAGATGTCGGGGCCCTTGTAGCCCGCCAGAAGCGCGACGGCGAAACCGCCGAACTTCTTGAAACTGCTCCATTCCGGAAAGTAGTCGATGCCGTATATCACGATCGCGGCAGTGACGCCCAGCACGATCGGCGCGACGAGGCGCGCAAAAACGACGGCGACGGCCCACTCCTTGTTGCGGATACCGGCCTGCGCCAGCTTCTGCTGGATTTCCTTTAGCTGGCTGTCCTGCAAGACCTTCAGGGAGCCGAGGAAGGCGCCCATCTTGTCGGTGGTGTCGTTGCGGCGCACCACGCTCTGGCGCTTGCGCGCGGTCGTGGTGATACCGGCCTTGAGCGCTTCGCGGCGCTGGTTGAGCGACTTGACGCGCTTGGCCATCGGGTCGCGCACGGTGACCGCGGCATAGATGGCGAACATCATCGCGACGGCGGCTACGGCAGCCAGCAGCGTCGCGACGAAGACAACGTCGAAACCGAGGAGCGTCGGGCCGGATGCTTGTTGGATCATCGTTTCCAGTCCCTCAGATTTCGAAGCTGACCATCTTGGCCATGATGAAGGCGCCGATGCCCATCCAGACCATGCCGCCCAGTCCCGCGACGATCAGACGCTCGTCGATAAAGAATTCGCCGATGTAGCCGGGGTTGATCCACCAGATCATGGCGAAGACGATGAAGGGCAGGGCGCCGACGATGTAGGCGGAGGCTTTCGATTCCGAGCTCATCGCGCGGATCTTGAGCTTCATCTGCGCGCGCTTGCGCAGCACGTCTGCCAGGTTGGCAAGCGTTTCGGCGAGGTTGCCGCCGGTCTCGCGCTGGATGGCCAGGGTGATACAGAAGAAGTTAAATTCGGGCATCGCCAGGCGGTCGGCGGTTTCCTGGAGCGCATCCTCCATGGTCTTGCCGATCTTGATGCGCTCGGTAACGAGCTTGAATTCCTCGCCCACCGGGCCGGGAACTTCCTTGGCAACCACGCTCAGCGTTTCGGTGACCGGAAGACCCGAGCGCAGGCCGCGAACGAGCAGTTCGATGGCGTCTGGGAACTTCACGGTGAAGGCGTTCGAACGGCGCTTGATGAAATGGCCGACCACGGAGTGGGGCAGGCCCGCGCCGAGGAAGAGACCGAACGCCAGCGACAGGAAGAACGCGCCCGACTTGAGGAAGAACAGGATGGTGACGGCAAGGGCAATGCCGACCGAGGTGTAGATGTATTGCGATAGGGTCCAAGGCAGGCCAGAGCGGTGCAGGCGCAGGGCCAGCGCGTCGATGCGCGAACCGGACCCGGCGATGTGGTGCATCTTGGGCTTGCGGGCGGCCACGGCCTTGCGCATCTGGGCCTCGACCCGCGCGGTCGCGCTTTCCGAGTGACGAAAGCGCAGGCTGCTCAGGCGGCGTGCGGATTCCTTGGTCGGCGAGGGGCCCGAAAATGCCGAGAAGAGGAGCACGATGATGCTCGTCATTCCCGCTACGACCAGTATCAGCTGAAGTGCGTTCATGCTGTCCTATGCCTTCTGCCCAAGCCTCTTGCCACGTTCCCGTCCGGGAGGGTGTCCCCCCGGCAGGGATCAGGCGTCGGCTGCGGCCTTCTTGCTGACCTTGTTCATCACCGACTTGATATCGAGCTTGCCGAGCAGCGACTTGCTGCCGGCCGGCGAAATCGCGGCATCGTCGCCGGTGTCGGTGATCATCCGGGCGAGTTCGCGAATGGCGCTGCCGGCCTTGCTGGAACGGTTCGCATCGGCGAAAGTCTGGCCGAGCTTGGCCGCCATCGATGCCGCCTTGAGGTCGTAGGGGATCGAGAGCTGGATCTTGTTCTCGATCGAGGCTTCGAAGTCGGACTTGCTGATTTCGGCAAGGCTGGACTGGACCTTGTTGGCCACGACCACCACGCGTGCGTGCGGTGCGTGCGACTTGAGCCACGAGAGCATGCGGATCGCATCGCGCGCCGAGGCCAGCGTCATCTCGGTCACGAGGACCACGACGTTCACATCGGCAACGAGCTGCGGGAAGTTGATCAGCATGTTGCGCGGCATGTCGATGACGGTCATCTCGAAGGCCTGGCGAAACTCTTCCTCAAGCTGCACGAAGGCAGCCCCGTCCGTCATCAGCGGCGCGTTGATCGGCGCTTCGGCGGAGAGAATTGCGAGGTTGTCGTTCGCGCGGATCATGGCGCGTTCGATGAACAGGCCGTCGATGCGGCTGGGGTTCTCGATCGCGTCGGTCAGGCCGCGCCCGGGCTCGAGGTCGAGGCTCAGCGCGCCGGTGCCGAAGTGGATGTCGAGATCGAGCAGTGCGGTCGGCAGCTTGTGGTCGGCGCTGAACAGCCATGCCAGCGAAGTGGCGAGCGTCGAGGAACCCACGCCGCCGCGCGTGCCGATCACGGCGGTGGCGATATGCTGGCGCACCGCGCCCGCGTCATGGCTCTTGGGCGCAGCGAAGACCGTCTGCGCCTGGGCCAGGGAATCGCGCACCTGCGCCGGCGAAAGCGGCTTGAGCAGGTAATCGTGGATGCCGCTGGCGATGAGGTCGCGATAGAGGCGAACGTCGTTAACCTGACCGATCGCGACGACGACCGTTCCCGGTTCGCAGACTTCGGCAAGGGCGTTGATGTCGTTGAGTGGATCGCCGCTTTCCGACAGGTCGACCATCAGGATATTCGGGCTGGCCGTGATCGAGAGCGACTGCACGGCATTGCGCAGGCCGCCCTTGTTGCACTTCTCCGGCTGCCAGCCCATTTCCATCGCGATAGGACGCAGGACGTCGAGCGATGCTTCGTCGCACAAGTAGGCGGCGAACTGGTCGCGTCCGTTGGGGCTCCCGGTTTTCCAGTGAGCGTTCATGGTTCAGTTCCCACCCTTGCTTGAATTGTTGCTGAGGCCGCTGGCGCCGGTCGGTTGCGCCTTGCGGTAGATGTCGATCGCCTTCGAGGAACTCATGACCGAGGTTTCACCGGTAGTCGTGGCGCCGCGCACGAGGTCCTCGGGGTCGGCGATCATCGCGGCGAGGTTGGAATTGGTTGCGCAGCCGTAATTGCTGCTCAGGCCGTTGGCGGGATTGGCATCGCTCTTGGCTGACCAGTCGGGGCACCCCGGGACGCTGGCCTTGGAGCGCGTGATGACCACGCGTGCCGTTCCGGCCGGGACATAACCCTCGGTGATCGGGGCGGATTCGCTCAGAAGCAGGCCGTACCGCGAAGCGACAGCCTCGATCGCGGAGCGGGTCGAGCTGTTGGCGGTGGGATCGTCGACATAGACCTTGTCGCCATACTTCGCGCCCATCGCCTCGAACCAGCCGCCAAGGCGCTGCTGCTCGCCATAGGCAAGGCCCGAGCCGCCGGTCGATACGTCGAGTGTGTAGTTGACCTTCTCGACGACCGGCTGGTGGACGCTGTTCATCGAGCGGTTGGACGGAATGCCGCCGCACCCTGCAAGACCGAGGCCGAGGGCCAGAGCGAGGGCAGTGCCGGCGGCGCGGCTGGCGAATGCCATGTTCGGTTTGTGCATCGTCACTACCTTTCTCACTTCAGGGTGAAGCCGGGCTTGGCGGAGTCGTCGGCGGCCGTGCGCTTCGCCTTCTTCTTCGACTTGCCGCTGCCCGAGGCATCGCCGATGCCCGGACCCTCGACAGCCGAAGGCGACTGCGTGGGCTGGGGCGGCTTGGCTTCGCTCACGCCGTCGCTGGCCATGTTGCCCAGCAGGCGCTGCAGTTCGTTGGGAGCCTGGAAGCCGTCGGTCGGCAAGGCGATCTGGTTCGCATCGACCGGATTGACGAGATACGGGGTGACGACGATCACCAGTTCGGTCTCGCCGCGCTTGTAGCTCGTCGAGCGGAACAGCGAGCCGAGGATCGGCAGGTCGCCTGCGCCGGGCATCTTGGTGATCGTGTTCTGCGAGTTGTTGCTGAGCAGTCCCGCGATCATGAAGCTCTGGCCCGAACCCAGTTCGATGGTAGTTTCGGTGCGGCGGGTGGTGAGCGCCGGGACCTCGAAGTTGTTGAGCACGATCGCGCCCTGGCTCGAGAGTTCCGAGACTTCCGGACGCACCCGGATCGAGATGCGGCCATTGGCGAGGACAGTCGGCGTGTAGCTGAGGCTGACGCCGTACTTCTTGTACTCGATCGAGGTCGAACCGAGGCCCTGGCTGATCGGGATCGGGAATTCGCCGCCCGCGAGGAACTCGGCGGTTTCGCCGGAAAGCGCGGTCAGGTTGGGCTGCGCCAGCGTCGTGACGAGGCCGACGGTCTCGCCCGCATCGAGCGCGCCGAGCAGGTTGAGGCCCAGCAGCTTTCCTGCACCGCCAAGGGTCGTGCCCGTGGCTGTGTTGACAATGTCCGAGCCGCCTGCAGGGGCCTTCACGTTGCCTACGCCAAGGGGGCCACCGGGCGTGAATTGCGAGCCGACGACACTGCCTTGTCCGAGGCCGAATTTGAAACCGCCTGTGCTGTCGGTTGTCGCCCACCTGACGCCCAGCGACTTGGCCAGCGAGCGGCTGACTTCGGCGATGCGCACCTGCAGGTTGACCTGCAGCGGCGTGGCCATGCGCAGGCGGCTGATCACGTTCGACTTGTCGCCGACATAGGCCTGGACGAGGCGCTCTGCTTCCGAAGCGTCTTCCGGCGTCTTGACGGTGCCCGTCAGCAGGAAGGTGTTGGAGCCCATCGTCGAGACGCCGATCCTGGCCTCGGGCATGGCAAGGCGCAGCATGTCGTCGACGCTGTCGAGGTTGGAGCCGACGCGGATGTTGGCCGACCAGATCACGGTACCGGCCGCATTGCTGGCATAGACCGTGGTCGTGCCGCCGGCCTTGCCGAAGACGTAGAACTGGTTGCGCGACTTGACCTGCACGTCGGCGACCGCCTCATTGGCGACGAAGACGTCGGTCATCGTGCCGGGCACGTTGATGAGCTGTCCGTTGCCGATCGAAAGCGAGATATCCTGCGCCGGGCGGACTACCGACTGGGCTGCAGCCGGAGCCGGGACGGCGAGAGCCAGCGGCGACAGGGCGCAGGCGGCACTCAACACGGACTTGAGAAGGCGCTGTTTCATGACCTTGCCCTTCGTGGCGGAGAAATCGATTGCGGTTGGGGTTGCCATTATTTGGCTCCCACGACTTCTGCAGTGGTGGTCTTGCCGCGGGTGACGCGAACGACCGGGCCGGAGCGAACCGGAGCGGCATCCGAAACCGGACCGCGGTTGGAAAAGGCGACGGCCATGGCATTGCTGCGCGCGGCGCGTTCGTCGGCCGTCATCGGGCGGCTCGAGCGCTGGAAGCGCGAGACGTCGCCGCCGGTGACGTAAGTCGTGTTGCCTTCGATCGGGCGTTCCATCGCCTGGCGCACGAGCTGGTTTTCCTGCTCCTTGGTCGCGCCTTCGGGCACGTTCACTTCGCCGTTGGCAAGGATCCGTTCGAACTCACCCTGGCTGTCGGCGATCGAGCGCAGCGAAAGGCTGAGCGTGCCGATTTCCTGCGCGACGGCGACCTTTTCGGCGATGCGCGGGGTAACTTCGATGGTGACGGTACGGAACGCCTTCACCACGGTCTTGCCGTCGACGACCTCGTTGTCGGTGGTCTGGTCGGTGGCAAGGACGCGCAGGTTGCGCAGGATCGTTTCGGAGGTGCGCAGCGGATCGCCTTCGCCCTTGACCTGCTGGGTCAGGACGAGGTCGACGCGGTCGCCCGGGAAGACGAAACCGCCGACGCCGGTCTTGGCCGACACCGGAATGGTCACGGCGCGCATGCCCGGGCCAAGCGCGGCGGCAAGGAAGCCGCGGTCGCCCGGCGCGACGAGCGAACCCTGGGTCACGGGCTGGCCGGCGGTGAGTGGGAAGCGCACGACGGTGCCGAGCAGCTTCGACATGTCCGCCTCGCCATCGATGAAGTAAGCGTCCTTCACCAGTTCCGAAGGCCAGTCCTGGAAGGAGATGGCATCGGCGGTGATGATGGTTCCCACCGGCAGGGCGCGCTGGGCGACGAGGACCTTGGGTCCCGTCGGCGCGGCCGGCGCGGCATCGGCTTGCGGCGCGGAGGCGCCTGCAAACATCGAACGGGCGACGAAGGCCGTCCCCGCTGCGATGAGCAGCGCGACGACCAGCAGCACCAGCTTCTTCTTATCCATGGCTCTGAAGCCCCCTAGAAATCCCCGAGTAGTTGTCCTCAACATCGGGTGAATTGGTTAAAATGAGGTTCATCCAAGAATTCAGCTCAAAAGTGCCGCCGAATAGGCCTGTTCGCTAAGTACCCAGAGGCCTGCGAGCGAGATGGCGACGCCATAGGGAATCGGCAGGCGAGACTTCTGCCTGCGCAGCATGTGACGGAACCCGAATGCGAAAAGTGCGAGCACGGCGAGGATCGCGAGCGCGATCGTCCAGGGCTGCGGCAGGAAGGTGCCAAGAGCATTGAGCGTATCGGCATCGACCAGCGGCTGGCGCGTCGCCATGGCATAGACGAACAGGCAGGCGCACCAGACCCATGCGATCGCAGTCACGCCAGCCAGCACGTCGCGAACGACTTCACCGGGCACGCGGCGCATGTTGAAAAAGGCCATTGCCACAGACGCGCCGCCGCCGATCACGCCCATCATGACGATGAGCTGGATAAAGGCGGCCGGGCTGAACCAGAAGGCGAGGGCGGTCAGCAGCTTCACGTCGCCTCCGCCCATCTGGCGCATGGCGAACAGGAAGCAGGTGACGATGAACGTAAGGACCGCCAGGCCGAACTGGAAGCCGACGTCGGCCCAGCCATATCCGGCCGAATACCACCAGACGGGCGCGCAAAGCGCGATGGCCGCGTTCAGCCAGTTGTCGATCTCACGCCGCTTTACGTCGGTATAGGCGGCATAGAGCAGTGCAGTTGCCAATGCAGCCAGCAATGCGTACGAAAAATACCCGCCTTGCATGTAGTGGTCCCCCTGATCGGGAACCGCTCTACCGATTATCACTTATCAAATAGTAACCAAGCCCCTGAGGCCGGGATTAGCCAAGTGACCTTTGCACAGACCTGCCCGACCCCATCCAGCGCACGGCAGGAGATCCCCGCCGCGGCCCGCGAATGCTGGTGGACCACTCCCGATGGAACGCGCCTTCGCCGGATCGACTGGCCGGCTCCGCAGCCGGCGCAGGCGCGCGGTTCGATCCTGTTCATGCCGGGGCGCGGCGATGCTTACGAGAAGTGGCTCGAGACCCTGGATGAGTGGCATGGCGAGGGCTGGGAAGTCACCTCGGCGGACTGGCGCGGACAGGCTTTGAGCGGCCGTCTGGGGGTCGACGCGCTGACCGGGCACATCGACGACTTCTCCATCTGGATCAATGACCTCGTGGCGCTGTGGGATGAATGGCGCGCCCGGACACCGGCGCCGCATGTGCTCGTCGCCCATTCGATGGGCGGACACCTTGCACTGCGCGCAGTGGCCGAGGGCAAGGTGCGTCCCGATGCGCTGGTGCTCTCGGCACCGATGCTGGGCTTGCTGCCCGACCGGGTGCCCAGTTTCGTGCTGCATCAGATCGCCAAGCTCATGGTCCGGTTCGGCGATCCGCGGCGCGCTGCATGGTCGGGCGACGAGAAGCCCGAACTCGTCCACCGGGCCCGCAATCTGCTGCTGACGCACGATGCCTCGCGCTACGAAGACGAACAATTCTGGCGGCGCGAGCGCCCTGCGATTACCATGGGCGCGGCCAGCTGGGGCTGGATCGAACGGGCGCTCGACTCGATTCGCGGACTGGAAAAGGCAGGCGCGCTAGAGGCGGTGCAGGTGCCGGTCCTGCTGCTGGGGACAACCCGGGATCGCCTCGTGTCGTGGCGAGCCATCGCCCGGGCGGCAAAGCGCCTGCCGGGCGGCAAGCTGATCGCTTTCGGCCCGGAATGCCGTCACGAGATCCTGCGCGAACTCGATCCGGTGCGCGAAAGGGCGCTGGCCGAGATCCGCAAGTTCCTGGACCGCGTCGCCCCCGCCTGCCGGTAACGCAAAGCAAGTTGCATAAAAACCGGTTCACAGGCTTTGCCGCAATGCTCTAGGGGCTCCCGGCAATGGACGCGCGTTACGATATCGTGATTGTCGGGGCCGGTATGGCCGGCGCCTCGCTTGCCGCGGCAATCGGGACGCGGGCGCGGGTGCTCGTCATCGAGGGTGAGGATCGGCCCGGCTACCACACCACCGGACGTTCCGCTGCCTTCTGGGCCGAAAGCTACGGTGGCCCCGGCGTGCAGCCGCTGACCAGTGCATCCGGCCCGATCCTGCGCGAACTTGGCATGCTCACGACGCGTACTGCCGTGACCCTGGGCAGGGCCGGGCAGGAAAGCGAGATCGAGGCCTTTGCCGAGACCTATCGGGCGATCGGAGTCGAGGTGGAACTGCTCGACCGGGCCGGGATGGAAGCGCGCGTGCCGCACTTGCGCGAAGGCTGGACCTGCGCCGCGCTGGAGCCGAGCACCTGCGACATCGACGTCGGGAGCCTGCACCAGTACTACCTTGCACAGGCGCGCAAGGCCGGGATCGAACTGCGATGCAGGTCAAGGCTTGCCGAAGCGCGGCGCGAGGCCTCCGGCTGGACGCTGAAACTGGCCGACGGACAAGAGGTTCAGGCTGCGATCCTCGTCAACGCGGCAGGCGCCTGGGCCGATCCGGTCGCGCGGATCGCCGGGCAGCGGCCCATCGGCATCACGCCCTATCGCCGTACGGTGGTGCAGCTTGCCGTGATCCCTGAGGTTCCCGGCGACCTGCCGCTCGTGCTCGACATTTCCGGCGGCTTCTACTTCAAGCCCGAAAGCGGCCGGCTCTGGCTCAGCCCGCATGACGAGACGCCGAGTCGCCCCTGCGATGCCGCTCCGGAGGAATTCGACGTGGCCCTTGCGATCGATCGCTTCGAACAGGTGGTCGACTGGCCGATCCAGCGGCTCGAGCATCGCTGGGCCGGTCTGCGCAGTTTCGCCCCGGACCGGCTGCCGGTCTATGGTTTCGCCAGCGAGGACCCGGCCTATTTCTGGTTCGCTGGCCAGGGCGGCTTCGGTATCCAGACCGCGCCTGCCGCCGCCGAACTGGGCGCGCGGCTGCTGATGGGAGAGTCGGGCGGTCCGGTCGATCCCGCGCCTTATGCTCCGGCGCGGCTTGGCTGACAGCTTCCAGGTTGCAACGGCGGGCCATTCGCCTTGCGTTCTCCTGCCGGAATTGCTCAGTTGCCCGGACAGCCCCAACCGAGGAGACACTTGATGGCGCACCGCTTCGAGATCCGTAAGAACAAGGCCGGCGAGTACGTGGCCTATTTCTGCTACAACGCGGAAACGATGTTCTGGACGGAAGGCTATTCCAGCAAGGCTTCGGCGAAGAATGCCATCGAATCGATCATCAAGAACGGACCGGGTGCCGAGGTCGTCGATACGACGACCGATTGACTGACTAGGGTTCCTGCTTAGCGTAAGCCGCCTTGCGCGGCGCTATCAGGTGCCAGGCCAGCAGGACCGGCTCAAGCACGATCATGCCGATGAAAGCGCTGGCGAGCCGCATCAATGCAGGTTCGATGGCGACGTTTTCGTAGCTGTCCGGGATCAGCACGATGAGCACCGTCAGGGTGAATTGCAGGCCGATATAGGTCACGCTCGGCAGGCCGTTCTCGATATGGCGGCCCAGCACGATGCCAAGGCAGGTCCCGGCGATGAGCAGGGGCGGGCTGCCATGGGCTATGGCCAGCACGCCCAGCGCGAGCGCGCCGCCCGCCAGGCTTCCCAGTGCACGATGGAACAGGCGCCGGGTGACTGGGATGAAGCCGCTCGGGCCAATGCCGGAAACCGGCACGATCATCACGACGAGGATCGTGATGCCCGCCTGCGCCAGCTCGCGCAGCCCGAGAATGGCGTGAAGCGCGGGCAGGGCGGCAAGCGCCACGCCGGCTTGCGCCGCATGGCGTGCGGCCACCGGGTTCCAGGTGATGCGCTTCGGCTTGTCAGGCTTGAAACCCAGCCACTTCTGACGGGCGAGTAGGGCCGCAACAATACTCACGATCGTGCAGGCCATGGTCCCGGCTGCGACTTCGAGCAGGCGCGTGTGCGCGAAATCCATCGTGTCCAGCCCGGGCCTTTCCAGCTTGTCGAGCAGGATCATCTCGAAGGTCAGGCCGAAGAGCAGCCAGGCATAGGCGCGCCGGGCGGTCAACATGCCATAAAGGCCGAGCGCGCCGATCACGCCCGCGCAGACCATCGCCATGGGCAGCGAATTGGCCGCCATGGGCACGAGCAGGACCGCAAGCAGAATGCCGATGGAAGTGCCCGTCATGCGCAGCACGCCGCGCAGCAGGGTTTCGCCGACATCGCTCTTGAGCAGGACGTATGCCGAGAATGCGGCCCAGGCGATCATCTTCGCGCCGATCAGGTGGGCGAAGACGATGGAGAGCAGTACCGATGCCACGCAGGCCCATTCGTCGGCCATGCGTGGACCCGGCGTGATCAGGGCGCGCAGTTCACTGCGCAGTCTTGCTGAAATCCGGGCAGGCTGGTCGGCAGGACCGGCATCGAGTGAGTCTGGCAGGGGGCCTGTCCTATTGTCCTGCGGACTGGGCGGCATCGCTCGCGAGCCTGTCGACTCGTTCGTTCTCGACATGGCCGGAATGGCCGCGCACCCATTGCCAGTGCACCTTGTGCCGGGCCACCGCCTCGATCAGCTCGTGCCACAGGTCGGCATTGCGGACGGGTTGCTTGCTGGCATTGACCCAGCCTTTCTTGCGCCAGCCGTGGATCCACTTGGTCATGCCGTCGATAACGTACTTGCTGTCGCTGTGGATCACCACTTCGCACGGTTCGATCAGGGCATTGAGGCCCTTGATGACGGCGGTCATCTCCATGCGGTTGTTGGTGGTCTCCGGCTCGCCGCCGGACAGTTCCTTCTCATGCGGGCCCATGCGCAGGAGCACGCCCCAGCCACCCGGGCCGGGATTGCCCTTGCAGGCGCCGTCGGTGAAGATGTCGACCTGCTTCATCGCACGAAGATCCCTTCATTGGCGGCATCGGCGTAGAACTGCAGGCGACGGGCGAAGGCCATGGGGTCCTTGGGGGTGACCAGTGCGTCGTCCGGCGTGTTCATCAAGTCGTAGGCGCGCGTCGCCAGGAAGCGCATCGCCGCCGCGCGAGCGAGGATCGGGAGCGCCGCACGCTCTTCGGGCAGAAGCGGACGCACCGCTTCGTAGCCTTCCAGCAGCGCGCCCGAAAGCTCAGGCTGGAAGTGCGTACCGTCGGCGTTGAAGCACCATGCGGCATGGGTCACGGCTATGTCGTAGGCAGTCACGTCGGTACAGGCGAAGTAGAAGTCGATGAGGCCGGTGACCTTGTCGCCCAGCATCAGCACATTGTCGGGGAACAGGTCTGCGTGGATTACGCCGCGCGGCAGGTTGGATGGCCAGTGCGATGCGATCAGCGGCAGTTCGTGTTCGACGAGGCGCGCCAGATCCGGGTCAATCGATTCCAGCCCGTCATGGCCGCAGGCGCCCAGCAGCTCCTGCCAGGCCTTGAGACCCATCGAGTTTTCGCGCGCATCGGGGAAATCGGCTGCAGCAAGGTGCACCTGTGCCAGCGCCGCGCCCACGGCACGGGCCTGGCCCGCAGTCGGCTCGCTCACCGAGACGCCGG harbors:
- the thrB gene encoding homoserine kinase, which translates into the protein MAVYTRLGSEDMAGIIAAFDVGTLVSAKGIAEGVSNSNWLIETQDTNGEARRFILTMYETRTDISDLPFFLGLLDHLAAKQCPVPRTIHDRDGASYRLHEGKALALIEFLPGVSVSEPTAGQARAVGAALAQVHLAAADFPDARENSMGLKAWQELLGACGHDGLESIDPDLARLVEHELPLIASHWPSNLPRGVIHADLFPDNVLMLGDKVTGLIDFYFACTDVTAYDIAVTHAAWCFNADGTHFQPELSGALLEGYEAVRPLLPEERAALPILARAAAMRFLATRAYDLMNTPDDALVTPKDPMAFARRLQFYADAANEGIFVR
- the rnhA gene encoding ribonuclease HI, which produces MKQVDIFTDGACKGNPGPGGWGVLLRMGPHEKELSGGEPETTNNRMEMTAVIKGLNALIEPCEVVIHSDSKYVIDGMTKWIHGWRKKGWVNASKQPVRNADLWHELIEAVARHKVHWQWVRGHSGHVENERVDRLASDAAQSAGQ